Genomic DNA from Dioscorea cayenensis subsp. rotundata cultivar TDr96_F1 chromosome 1, TDr96_F1_v2_PseudoChromosome.rev07_lg8_w22 25.fasta, whole genome shotgun sequence:
TTTGAGAAACTTGATTgatgattatttgttttaacTTATTTAAAACTTGAAGtaggtttttaaaaacaagtagtttttagatttttgaaaaaaaaaatgatcaacagATATTAGAGattgttttaaataatagaaataattttttttataaagcttAAAAGCCTAGGGCTCCTCCATTCTTATCACTTTAACAGTTTAACGAAGATGCTAGTGATAATAAAGTTCTAGCCAAACTAAAGTTTCTACTCCTCTCCAATTCTTAAAAAACATTCATCtataaaatcctaatcaaaataaaaaaatatatttataaatatatataacaataataactagtTAAAAACCCAGCATCAATCAACCGAACCCAAACATCAAATTCTTATCACCACCGGGTCCCACCTAGCCTGTTTTCACCTCTCTACGGTATCTCGTACTATCTTGGATCTCAAGTcacccttctctctctctctctctctctatttccCCCCTCACCGCCTTGAAAGAACCTCCTTTCTACACGCCaaccccctctctctctctctctttctttatatttatttatttatttataattatttatatttaattctttataagCACTCGTACCTTCTTCCCCGGTAACTCCCCACCAACCCGGCTCTTTGGCCCCCAGGAAAAATTTCTCTCAATCCCTGAGAACTCCACCAATCTTCAGCGGGGAGACGTGCTTGCAGAGCTCCGGTCTAATGGCGAGGCCTTCGCAGGACGCGATCGACACCTTCATTAGCTTCACTGGCTCCACCGAGGCCGCCGCCATCCAGAAACTTGAGGTGAAACCACCCGCCGATCCTGTTCTTAGAATTAGGGCTTGGTATTGTCTCTGCCTTGTGTTGATCTCTGTTTATGCTCCGATTTTGGAAATTTGTGAGTTTGTTTTGTTGATTGTGATCGATTTTGATTGTGGTTTTGCTTTTAGTGTTATGGGGATGAGAGCGCGGATTGTGGTGGTGAATTTCTTGGATGTTTAGCGTTTTCGTTTTGTTGTTTCTTAATGTTTGTATTATGATTTGGGGATTGGATTTCCATGTGGGTTAGATGTCATGGATTCCGATGCTCTGATCgggttagtttttttttttattttcaattcctaTGAAACTAAAGATGATAATTTAGGTTTTTTGAGTTCTATAGATTTCTAGAATTTCTAAATGTATGAACATCTTGTTGTTGTGGAGTGTCCAGTTTGGAATTCTGGCACTgttatgtatattttaattgtATGATTCTACCTGTGCAGATTTGATGTCTTTTTCCTATGCTAAAGTTTTCTCTTTTTATGTATCTTTGAAACCTGACCatgtttttcttcctttttatgtCTGTTTAACTATCACTGTGAGGTAATTTGCTACAAGGTGAAAGTGATGAACTTCATCCATATGGTAATTTTAGTCTTTGTGTGCAAAAAGGATTTTgcataataaaaatcaagaaacttaGTCCAAACCTGAATGATATTTAGCTTAATAATCCATTCCTTGTGGTTAATATGTTCCCAGTTAAAATCTTGTGTTGTCCTTGCAAGCATTAACAGAACTTGTGAATCTTTACTTCCGTGTTCAACTTTGATTTAACCTAACTTTCACAGCCATTGCAATGGAAGCACAATTCATTGCATCTCTATAAATCTAATACCCAAGGTAATGTTAGAGATGTTCCTTTTTTTCACAGATATGCATTAGTCAGCTGTTGACCCTACTTCACTATAAGGATGGCTTTCATTCATCCTGgacaattttgttttattaaatctGAAAAGAAAGGCAAATTTATTAAGACCACATCCACTTGATTTGGATATATCtgtcaaaatattaattattcaaaagGTTTTGCCAAGCAAATGTTTCGGTAGTACTTGAGCCAAGATTCTCAAGTAAACATCATTAGCTTTTTTGTCCAGTTGTTTGCATTTAGGCATTCAACCAAATATGCACTGGGAAAGATCCAGTCAGGTGGGTATATGTGTGGGTAGGCAGATAGGGATATGTGTCGGTAGTTGCGGCGAAGTAGTGGCACAAGATATATTGATGCATGAGAAGATcacaatacaaaaaaacaaacttaaaGGTAATCTAAAGAATTGTGAGTACTCATGTTCTGCCCTCCATATAAAAAATCAGTGACCTGTATTCACGGATATGGACTCATATGGTTTTGTCTATTTTATACACTTGGACAAGTAAACCATATTTATGTTAGAGAGATGGAGAACATTACTTGAAGCATGTTGGTTTTAGGGAAAGAGGATttaaatcatatcaaaaataaatcctAGGAATTGTGAAAAATCACAAAGAATTGCTAAGACCCAGTTGGTCCAAGTGGTAGAGGTTTGAGTTGCTTAAGTAGGGAggtttcaagtttgaatttttttgtatatgcGACAAAACATTTATTGGGAGATGTCTACCAATTAGTATCTTGTTCTGGTGAAACCAACaggttaaaatatataaaagaaaagcacCCTTAGAAAGATAAGGAAGAATCTTGATTTTAaaagataagtaaaaaaataaattaaaaaaatataacaagaaaagataagataagttttttaaaaaaagattgagaTTGAGTGAAACAGTCAAACAGAGTTAAAACTGAGAATGaagtggaaaaataaaaatgcaaggTAAGATCCTATAGGGACATATAGGGAACACGTAACCGCCACTTATGTCCATTTGAAGCtagattttgtttgattatatgaAACTAGTTGTCGTATTTGGTCCCCTTTGTTATAGCATATgtggtatttattttcttgcactTGACATGATTCCATGCTTGTGTGAATGGAAAATTTTAGGAGAGCCgttcccatttttttttctgaagcatattgtttattaaaacaaaagaagcttttaaatatgataatatgagttaaagattaaaaaaaaaattctaattgtgtgaaaaaataaaaatcaaataaggtTGGCAATTGAAAATTGACTAATAGGcccataaaaagaaaatagaaaagagGCCTAATGAACACAtctttttcttgtatttgtCCTATATGatgttttaggattttttggGCGTCTTTAACTGAGTTTTCATCTAATTTATATGCCATTCAGGAAAATCGTGGAGATCTGAATGCAGCTGTCAATACATATTTCAGTGAAGGAGATAGAAGAAAAGTGCGTGACCAAATTTTTAGTTCACTTGCAGTTGGAATTTTTTTCGCTAGGCTGTGAAAATCCTTAAAgtttctactttttcttttaatttttttcttttactgcaCTGTATTTTTGAACATTCTGCATTTTTAATTTGCAGTTTACcagctgatgatgatgatttgatGAATATAGACAGCCATGTTAATGATGAAACTCCACAACCTACTTTTCCACTTCTGTCAGCTGCCCGCGGTGTGAACCCATTTTCAGTCCTTGATCCGAATGTTTGGTCGAAACTTTTTGATCGTGCAACTGATTTTTCCTGGCCTTTCACCAATTGTTTCACATCCGCGTGAAGTGCGGGAAATTCCTATTGAgttcaagaatgaaaataatgatTCTGGTTCTTCTGCTCATGGGCCTGTTATAGAGGATGTTACTGGAACAGTATCTATACCAGGATCAGAAACTCATGGAACTGtcataattgatgatgatgaggatgaggatatTCCTAATGCTTCTGCTGATCATAGAACAAGTCATAATGAAATACATAATGTCCCTGGTGATGTTCCTTTTGGAGCACATCCTCGACCTGGTGCTACTCCATCTGTTGATTTGATTGATTACAACAATGATATTGAAGAGGAAATGATTCAAGCCGCAATTGAAGCTTCAAAGCATGACGCTGGGGATTATCCGAGTCAGCATTCTGATGTACCAAATGTATGGTTATCTGGCGggctaattaatttttttcctggttctttttttcttcacatttttgTTCACCCATTTCTATTTTCACAGCAGCCATCTGTTTCCCACTTTGAGCGGCGTTCACCCCCTTTTGAGGATTCTGATCTGGCACGAGCAGTTTCACTCTCATTAAAGGTCTATGTTTTATCTGTGCTATTTGTTCTTATACACATACTTTCACCGGATGTTTCTGTGATCTATATTTTTTCATTGCCTTTTTTTCAGACTGCAGAGCAAGAAAGAGCCCTCCGTGAACAGGGTGGTCAAGCTAATGAGGCACAACCTTCTTATGCATCTGATATTAAACAGGAAGAAGTACATGGAACCACTTTGGAAAATGGAAGGTGCATATGCTTTATGTCTCTTTCATGTCATCATTGAAGATGAAGTTCACATTTCTGACGAGAAAATAAAGTTCAATTTTCTTGTCTCTTTCATATACTACGTTTTTAACTGCATAAATAACTAAGTCAAACTTATGTTCTATTTGATATTGAACATCGGCTGGAACATCCAGTCATGTAAATTCAGTGGAGGAGAACTTATTTGtccatgaagaagatgaggaagatgaacaACCACTAGTGAGGCACCGTTCTAGGCGTCTAGGGACTGGAAATGCAGGAACTGGGCAAGTGATTGATAGCTCTTCTTCAAGTCCTGAACAGCATGATGTTTCTGTTCATCCACAGAATAATGGAGTTGCCTTCCAGTCAGATGAGGTAAAGTTACATATGAAATGAGCTTCTTTATTCTTTggcattttatttaataagaaaCTCTATGGTGCACCTTATGCTATTAACCATTGATCTCCTATTGTAAATAAAGTGGGGGGGCATATCTAATGAAGAGCATGACGAAGCTGTAATGCTTGAGGCTGCAATGTTTGGTGGTGTTCCTGACAATACTGCTTATCACTTTCCATACCCATCTCATCAAGGCTTGCAAAACAGTTCATCTTTCTATCCTCGGGCGCCTCGTCCTCCATCACCGACATTAGTGGAACAACGCTTGCTAAGGGAGCAGCAGGTTTGGTTTCTTTCGGATGGAAGATTGGTTCCCACTTTGGTTTCTCAACACTTACTAATGTAAACTTGAGTTTTCAGGATGATGAGTATCTTGCAGCACTACAAGCAGATAGAGAAAAggaattaaaatttatgcaaGAGGCTGAACGTCGTCAATTGGAGGAAGCTGCTGCCAGGGAAGCTTCTCTTGAAAGAGAAAGACATCAAGAGGAAGAGAATCGCAGGAAAATGCTTGAGGAAGAGGTGCTATACTGATCATAATAGTGCTTTAAAATGATATTGTTAGATAAAATTTGTTCTTTTAGAAAATTGCATGCCATTATCTTTCATTCAAGGCCTCTTGATATTGAAACATTCTACAATTTATTAGTGTTTGTCTTGTGGACACTTAGAGATATGTATGCCAGATACacatttaataacaattttCAACTCCAAGTTCTctatttatattgatatggttttttcttatttctttatcaAACTATAATGATATACTTGTGAGAACTGATTTAAATTCTTGTACACTAAGAATTCACACTATCTGCCTATAAACATGTATACGTTTTCAGGCAATACTAAAAGTGGTAAAGGTCTCTAAGAATTAACAAGCAAATAATTTTCTGGAAATCGTTGTCTACAAGCAGATACTCCACACTTGCGCATTCATCTTTAGCTGACAACTTATCCCTATTTATATTCAATGATGATTTG
This window encodes:
- the LOC120263022 gene encoding LOW QUALITY PROTEIN: plant UBX domain-containing protein 8-like (The sequence of the model RefSeq protein was modified relative to this genomic sequence to represent the inferred CDS: deleted 1 base in 1 codon), which encodes MARPSQDAIDTFISFTGSTEAAAIQKLEENRGDLNAAVNTYFSEGDRRNLPADDDDLMNIDSHVNDETPQPTFPLLSAARGVNPFSVLDPNVWSKLFDRATDFPGLSPIVSHPREVREIPIEFKNENNDSGSSAHGPVIEDVTGTVSIPGSETHGTVIIDDDEDEDIPNASADHRTSHNEIHNVPGDVPFGAHPRPGATPSVDLIDYNNDIEEEMIQAAIEASKHDAGDYPSQHSDVPNQPSVSHFERRSPPFEDSDLARAVSLSLKTAEQERALREQGGQANEAQPSYASDIKQEEVHGTTLENGSHVNSVEENLFVHEEDEEDEQPLVRHRSRRLGTGNAGTGQVIDSSSSSPEQHDVSVHPQNNGVAFQSDEWGGISNEEHDEAVMLEAAMFGGVPDNTAYHFPYPSHQGLQNSSSFYPRAPRPPSPTLVEQRLLREQQDDEYLAALQADREKELKFMQEAERRQLEEAAAREASLERERHQEEENRRKMLEEEEFKRELAAKEASLPQEPGSDDESAVTLLVRMPDGESPGDARFFKNLIGLQFLFDFIDIGRLVKPGTYRLVRPFPRRAFTVGESELTLSELGLTSKQEALFLELV